One genomic region from Xyrauchen texanus isolate HMW12.3.18 chromosome 4, RBS_HiC_50CHRs, whole genome shotgun sequence encodes:
- the dhfr gene encoding LOW QUALITY PROTEIN: dihydrofolate reductase (The sequence of the model RefSeq protein was modified relative to this genomic sequence to represent the inferred CDS: inserted 1 base in 1 codon; substituted 1 base at 1 genomic stop codon), whose amino-acid sequence MSLGTHFQRMTMTPAVESKKNVVLMGRKRXFSIPASNRPLKNRINIVLSRNLRTVPEGASYLASNFSSALQLLDSLELEKQVDRVWXGCALYKEVMESSGPRRLFVTRVLKHFDCDTFIPSSYLNSYKPLVRFPGVPTGMQEENGVQYIFEVYESTDH is encoded by the exons ATGAGTCTGGGAACT CACTTTCAGAGGATGACCATGACTCCCGCAGTTGAGA GTAAAAAGAATGTGGTCCTTATGGGCAGAAAGAGATAGTTCTCTATTCCTGCATCAAACAGACCCCTGAAAAACAGAATTAACATAGTGCTTAGCagaaatct CAGGACAGTCCCAGAGGGAGCTAGCTATCTTGCTTCAAACTTCAGCTCAGCTCTGCAACTGTTGGACAGCCTTGAGCTTGAAAAGCAAGTTGACCGGGTCT ATGGCTGTGCTCTGTACAAG GAGGTGATGGAGAGCTCAGGTCCTAGGCGTCTTTTTGTTACACGGGTCCTCAAGCATTTTGACTGTGACACATTTATTCCAAGCTCCTATCTGA acagttataaa ccactGGTCAGGTTCCCGGGTGTACCCACAGGGATGCAGGAGGAGAATGGTGTTCAGTATATTTTTGAAGTGTATGAGAGCACTGACCACTAA
- the si:ch211-214j8.12 gene encoding uncharacterized protein si:ch211-214j8.12: MPLFRQLKPTPERERPRRKKCKNGWTEDEDNPSTLVCLCLQSLAENMKEMWAKDYAEKYMDQYFFRYIMGPFSSLPGELLEELLRILSRQNLLTRAALHLLLLPQLSCLPLTTACSLVNANLCSLIQIRCQNLQYLDLSGAQNVSSSVLCELLGSLRRLSSLFLTGTMCDQRVISVVARQCPRLKYVDVSRCLHLTPAGLLHVRNVKTISSLLALDIGLADTEGDAVAAGAFLLLSLPNLQRVALEGLGKACVLIQNREFEVTEEFTSREGLPSLKDLWDMRMQEDQVKDSSLHSTDGDGSFILEGQIEEWLSIEDSQTEKRRQRDGASDTTELNGWKGISEEDYENNARDSVTMGLRDVQGVSLNTLEAVGKICPDLCVLSLDCLQRNADDADDSFKQATALARGLSWFSGQLRCLSLQFAGVLSDLVPALKAAGSNLLSLTLEGIRADGHTPLQELIQSCPRLNSLTIHLDPPSTNWDGDDDEEVEDESLSNLPCIPHLRSLTLNFFLDERQMKPALCWRSLKGVLWALIRGASLHKLSLIAVPCRLDPVFKLVLDNPAKPLGALDRPPLHFLRSVSLNRSDITMETVLRIVNTCSSRLSSLDLSGCWAMTSSNIKKLHSKAKRRRHTLQITWT; this comes from the exons ATGCCCTTGTTTCGCCAACTCAAGCCCACACCAGAGAGGGAACGACCGAGGAGGAAAAAATGCAAGAATGGCTGGACTGAGGACGAGGACAACCCTTCCACACTGGTTTGCCTTTGTCTCCAAAGCCTTGCTGAGAACATGAAGGAAATGTGGGCAAAAGATTATGCTGAGAAATACATGGACCAATATTTCTTTAGATACATCATGGGTCCCTTCAGTTCACTTC CGGGTGAGTTGCTGGAGGAGTTGTTGCGTATCCTTTCTAGACAGAATCTGTTGACGCGTGCAGCCCTACACCTTCTTCTTCTTCCGCAACTCAGCTGTCTTCCTCTCACAACGGCTTGCAGCCTCGTCAATGCAAACCTATGCTCTCTCATCCAGATACGTTGCCAG AATCTTCAGTATCTGGATCTCAGTGGTGCACAGAATGTGTCGTCTTCAGTGCTGTGTGAGCTGCTGGGCAGCCTGCGCCGTCTCAGTTCTCTATTCCTGACAGGAACCATGTGCGATCAGAGGGTGATATCGGTGGTGGCCCGCCAGTGCCCCAGGCTGAAATACGTGGATGTGTCACGATGCCTGCATCTCACCCCTGCAGGCCTGCTCCATGTTAGGAATGTGAAGACCATAAGCAGTCTGCTCGCTTTAGATATCGGTTTGGCAGACACTGAAGGCGATGCCGTGGCTGCTGGTGCATTCCTCCTCCTCAGCTTGCCCAATCTTCAGAGGGTGGCACTGGAAGGACTGGGAAAGGCTTGTGTTCTCATACAGAACAGGGAGTTTGAGGTGACTGAGGAGTTCACTAGTCGAGAAGGGTTGCCAAGTCTAAAAGATTTATGGGATATGAGGATGCAGGAAGACCAAGTGAAAGACAGCAGTTTACACAGCACAGATGGAGATGGAAGCTTTATATTAGAAGGACAAATAGAAGAATGGTTGTCAATAGAAGACAGTCAGACTGAGAAGAGAAGACAGAGAGATGGCGCTAGTGATACTACAGAGTTGAATGGATGGAAAGGGATTTCAGAAGAGGATTATGAAAATAATGCGAGGGACAGTGTGACAATGGGTCTCAGGGATGTACAAGGAGTGTCTCTGAATACCTTGGAGGCAGTGGGGAAGATCTGCCCTGACCTGTGTGTCCTGTCATTGGACTGTCTTCAGCGTAATGCTGATGATGCTGATGACAGCTTTAAACAGGCTACAGCTTTAGCCAGAGGACTCAGTTGGTTTTCTGGCCAGCTGCGCTGTCTTTCTCTACAGTTTGCTGGTGTTCTGTCTGATCTAGTTCCAGCCCTTAAAGCTGCAGGCTCAAACCTGCTCTCACTAACCCTGGAAGGGATTCGAGCTGATGGACACACTCCACTTCAGGAGCTTATTCAGTCCTGTCCCAGACTCAACTCTCTCACTATTCATTTAGACCCACCCAGCACTAACTGGGAtggagatgatgatgaggaggTTGAAGACGAAAGTCTTTCTAATCTGCCATGTATTCCACATTTACGATCTTTAACACTAAA TTTTTTCTTGGATGAAAGACAGATGAAGCCTGCATTATGTTGGAGGTCTTTGAAGGGGGTGCTGTGGGCCCTTATTAGAGGTGCTTCACTCCACAAGCTGTCACTGATTGCTGTTCCCTGTCGATTGGATCCTGTGTTCAAACTTGTTCTGGACAATCCAGCTAAACCCCTTGGTGCCTTAGACAGACCGCCACTGCATTTCCTTAGATCTGTTAGTCTGAACCGGTCTGATATCACAATGGAGACAGTATTGCGTATTGTAAATACTTGTAGTAGTCGCTTGTCCAGTTTGGATTTGAGTGGCTGCTGGGCCATGACTTCGAGCAATATAAAGAAGTTGCACAGCAAAGCCAAAAGGAGGCGCCATACACTTCAAATAACATGGACATGA